A single Struthio camelus isolate bStrCam1 chromosome 6, bStrCam1.hap1, whole genome shotgun sequence DNA region contains:
- the GCA gene encoding grancalcin isoform X1 produces MAYPGFGGYGGYSGQMPGMPMTIGQSMPGAVPNTPYGAYSGYSAYSGIYSVAADPMWTYFSAIAGQDGKVDAEELQRCLLQSGISGTYSPFTLETCRVMISMLDRDYTGKMGFNEFKELWAALNAWKQSFMMIDRDRNGTVELYELTQVIAAMGYRLSPQTLTAIVKRYSKNGRIFFDDYVACCVKLRTLTDFFRRRDKMQQGVVNFVYDDFLQCIMAI; encoded by the exons ATGGCCTACCCGGGCTTCGGAGGG TATGGAGGTTACAGTGGTCAGATGCCTGGAATGCCAATGACAATAGGACAGTCAATGCCAGGAGCAGTACCAAATACGCCTTATGGTGCATACTCTGGATATTCTGCATATTCTGGTATTTACTCTGTTGCTGCTGACCCCATGTGGACTTACTTCAGTGCCATTGCTGGACAG GATGGAAAAGTGGATGCTGAAGAACTACAGAGATGTCTACTGCAGTCTGGAATCAGTGGGACCTATTCTC CATTCACTCTGGAAACTTGCAGAGTTATGATATCCATGCTGGAT agaGATTATACAGGAAAAATGGGATTTAATGAATTTAAAGAGCTCTGGGCAGCTCTCAATGCCTGGAAGCAAAGCTTCATGATGATTGATAGAGATCGAAATGGGACTGTGGAACTTTATGAATTAACTCAAGTCATTGCAGCTATGG GTTACAGGTTGAGTCCACAAACACTGACCGCTATTGTAAAACGTTACAGCAAAAATGGCAGAATCTTTTTTGATGACTATGTAGCATGCTGTGTGAAGCTACGGACATTGACAG ATTTCTTCCGGAGAAGAGACAAGATGCAACAGGGGGTTGTGAATTTTGTATATGATGAT TTCTTGCAGTGCATTATGGCAATCTGA
- the GCA gene encoding grancalcin isoform X2, producing the protein MVLGFVVPICTFSRAWICRSNVFEDLQLQDGKVDAEELQRCLLQSGISGTYSPFTLETCRVMISMLDRDYTGKMGFNEFKELWAALNAWKQSFMMIDRDRNGTVELYELTQVIAAMGYRLSPQTLTAIVKRYSKNGRIFFDDYVACCVKLRTLTDFFRRRDKMQQGVVNFVYDDFLQCIMAI; encoded by the exons ATGGTTCTGGGTTTTGTGGTGCCAATATGCACCTTCTCAAGAGCGTGGATCTGCAGAAGCAATGTATTTGAAGATCTCCAGTTACAG GATGGAAAAGTGGATGCTGAAGAACTACAGAGATGTCTACTGCAGTCTGGAATCAGTGGGACCTATTCTC CATTCACTCTGGAAACTTGCAGAGTTATGATATCCATGCTGGAT agaGATTATACAGGAAAAATGGGATTTAATGAATTTAAAGAGCTCTGGGCAGCTCTCAATGCCTGGAAGCAAAGCTTCATGATGATTGATAGAGATCGAAATGGGACTGTGGAACTTTATGAATTAACTCAAGTCATTGCAGCTATGG GTTACAGGTTGAGTCCACAAACACTGACCGCTATTGTAAAACGTTACAGCAAAAATGGCAGAATCTTTTTTGATGACTATGTAGCATGCTGTGTGAAGCTACGGACATTGACAG ATTTCTTCCGGAGAAGAGACAAGATGCAACAGGGGGTTGTGAATTTTGTATATGATGAT TTCTTGCAGTGCATTATGGCAATCTGA